In the Populus trichocarpa isolate Nisqually-1 chromosome 1, P.trichocarpa_v4.1, whole genome shotgun sequence genome, TGAAAATTTTCAGACAGAGAAACACAAAGCAGAGGATGACTAGTGCAAGGGATAAAAAAACTCTTGGCAGCTTGAGTATCCCCTGCTGAAATCATGATTATTGATCACTCATTCAAAAGAATTGGATCCACTAATTGCATGTTTGGAATGGAATAATGAACTTATTTTTAGAATGAAATAGCAAAACCACAGGGTTTGTTTGGGAAGGGGGGTGTTGAGGCAATCTGGATATTGGGGTGAGTGGGCAGCTTGTGAAATAAATGGTGGTGTAAATTCAAATAATGGCTAGTGTTGTTCAAGCATGCTTTGAAAATCAACCTTCTCATGCTGAATTCGATCTTTCCAAGAACAAAAGCAATTGGATACTGACTTCTCAGAGTTCTACTAGCTAAGCAtttcataaatttatgaaaGATGATTAAACGCTTCCACACCATCAAAGACATGCCATGTAAGCCTGAGGAAGAAGAGTTGATATTATTTGATTACTGATTAGAACATTTCAAGTTAATAGAGAAGTACTCCGCTGCAATTCATCTCTAAACCTAGAACTCTATCTCTCTCTTCCAGTCCTCCCTTCCACTGATCTATAAAATTCAATACTAGACAACCCGGACAAACCAATTTaagcataaaattaattaaagtctCTCATATGCAATAATCTTAAAGAGCCAAGAAATCATGAAAGTAAAACAGAGAGCATAACATACTCTGGAGTGACCATCCACAAAAATCAAGTGAGGTCGATAAGGCAAGTCGGTGACTCTCGAAGCAACATATGCACTGTACCAATCTGTGATAGTATGAAAAAGATTTGCATACTCAAATCTGGTGACCAAAAGGGTTGGCTCCTCAATCCACTGCAAGCAGATAGATCCATTACCATCAATAAGAGACAAGCATACCCCATAATTTAATCTACATAAACTTATTATCACCTCTATTTAGTAACAATTTGTCTTCCTCTTatgaaatatttcattaaattccCTTCCACTCCTGTCAGTCTATAAGCGaaattaatgatcaaaataGATCATTTATTACTTAATCAATTAACATTCCAATCCGGTTCCACCACATCACTTgccctaaataaaattaaaaaaggaagaagaagattattTACCAGGTCGCAATGAAACTCCTTGCTGTTATTATCCACAACCCGAATCGATCGGATCAACCCACGCATGGTGTGTCGCATTACATTCCCATCAGGAACAAACGCATCTAAGAAACCTTCATCAACAAGCCATTTAGATCTCGCTGTCGATCCAAGAATCTCAAACGCACCGTTTTCGAAATCCGGCAACTCCTCCTCCTCACTTCTACCAATTACCTCCTCGATCCTCTCACCTCCTCTCGACATTTTAATCCTCTCCGGAACCATCCGTACACTCCCTCCCTCGCATATCGAGCTCCTTAATGTCTCGCTGTACAAGCACCTGAACCATCCGCCGCTCAAAAGCACGTCGATGCGGCGGCCAAAGCCGTTTCCGAAGTAAGCTTCGCATGAACGGACGGTGACtttgttagggttttgagtCCATGGAAGGTAAGAAGGAAGTATTGGCCAAGCTTTTAGATTGACATTATTACTGTTACTGTTACTGTTGTTTTCCGTATGGGAACGGTCGTTTGACGTTAGAGAAGAGTGGTATTCCTCTTGTTTGTTGTTAGAATTGTGGTGGTGAGAGGAGAAGTAGAGGCAAAGAGAGAGGGAGTTGAGGGCGAAGAGAAAGATAACGATCTTCAACAGCTTTGAATGCGTTTtgttcatctctctctctctgcctgGTCTCTGGATGAGTgttagattttatgttgaattttctCTGTTCCACCAAAATGGAAGTGCAGTTGACGTAACGCACCGTGCACTCCGCCTGAGCTACGAGGAGGCTGTGGAGGAGCCCACGAAGgttgatttattaaatattaattaccaTGACTTCAGCTTGACTTGAGTTTTAAAGCTGGCTGAGCCAATGTAGAGATGACATGTGATGCGCTTGGCAAAATGTAGGAGTGTGTTTTAagtaacaaatgtttttttgaaaaagtagaACAGTTACAAgaataactagaaaaataatacatttatttAAGTCATTTTATTTCCAAAATTAAATTCGTAACTATCAAGTTAAGATATcatattaaaacttaaattgtaTACAACTAATCTtctaattaaaccaattaaaatttaaattcacttCAACTAACtaactatttttattgataattattataattaataattaataacttaactataaataattttcttatttataattatcataattattaatattaagttacataataaaataaatattgaaacttAAATGAACTAGAATCCAaactaatatataataattcccTGCTGCATACCACCGTTTGGAAGCTttccataaatgttttttttttaaaattctttttagttttttttaataattttatattgttttaatatattgatgataaaaataatttataaaaaataataataaaatattattttaatatatttaaaaaataattattttaaaaataattattaccatgTTTTTAAACACCCTCGACTATAAAGTCAGCATTAACCTTCTTAAAAGAATGTTGAATGCTCAGCACCAATTCCATAGCAAGTAAATCCATGGTATTGAGATTAATATCTCTGTAATTATggtaattgatatttatttaggagtaattattttttaaaatattttttaattaaaaatatattaaaaaaattatttttgatattaatacatcaaaatgtttgaaaaatattaaaaaaattaatttgaaaaaaattcaattttttttagatatacctttaaaacacaaaaatataaaagctctaagattttcttccaattcaaattacaaaaaatacatctGTAATGTTTAATGGCCAACAGCTTAGGAAGAAGATTGCATCCACTGCCCgcaaaacttgtaaaaaatcCACACACAAAAGAAGCATCatctctaaaattattttatataaattaaaaatcaactcaaaattaaaaaataatgcttatataaaattaaatgattaatctagatttatgttgtatattTCTTGGTACAAAAATACTTgtcactttcatagcccaaccgtatggtataattgacacctgtgttatgaaaggaacttgatttgttgttaacataagttataatcatgaatacctgacaacatttacaagtactagcattattcgaataagataactaatgtaatcatgttaacaatttataatccgattggaacctcctttatgtgtggtttctagttgagtaataaaaagagtttatactatacttgtttgaaataccattagtggatcctctaacattgacaattattttatccttgtttaatccttacatcaatatcacatctcaaagctctcttcaactccttttctgttattatctaatttcttatttatagtttatacagttaacctccatgtggttcgacatCGATCTTACTGGGTtatagttgagtaataaaaagagtttatactatacttgtttgaaataccattagtggatcctctaacattgacaattattttatccttgtttaatccttacatcaatatcacatctcaaagctctcttcaactccttttctgttattatctaattttttatttgtagtttatacagttaacctccctgtggttcgacatTGATCTTActgagttatttattacttcaacactcctacacttgggagaagacatcaactctttggtcgtgtcacctCTCTCATGCTTAAATGATTGCACTCTATCCTTCTATCCATACTCTCTGACACAACCAAAAGGCCCTCACTCCTTTCATTGTCATCATTTCTTTCACCACTGCCCCTCtcaatactaattttttttttgaaatcgcTATAAAAGAAAGGTGAAGGAGGTCActcaattatgatttttatgacGGGACAAATGATATTAACGACTAGGATTTGTTCCAATGAACCAAGGGTCGATCAATCCACCTAAGAAAGCTTCTAGAAGCCCTTCCCTTTCTATAaatagaggaaaaagaaaagaaagaacaaaacttaaaggtggaaaaagaaattgtcaaaatagaaagagagaaggagaaaaagagtttatataGAGAAAATGATGGTTATTTGAGCCAATAaataagagaggagaaaaaaggagtgaacaaaaaagaaggaaaagaaagatagCAGGTATCTCGTCGAAAACAAGCAAGAAAAACCCCTCTATCACAAACACCATAATAGTCTCCGCCACCAATAGCAACCCTAACACCTCTGCCATGTATGGAACCCCTTAAGCTAAACCatggtcttttttcttttcttatgggTGAAGAAGAATTTTACTATTCAAAGATGCAAAACAATGTAATATTACACTATACATGCATGATTACTATTCATccctgtatttttattttttatttttataggctTCACATTAGCTTCAATTCATAAATTgtgtttttgccttttttacGTATGCATGTGCatataaaaaaccatatttgaAAGTAGGttatgatgcaaccatattattcgatagtttcacccacatttaactagtgttttgcctatgttttatatataaaatgccttgatattctttattttatgttttgaaggcacttttggatgaaagatgcaaaaaggagtaaattggagataagtggcagatttgaccttcagtcgatgttttgtgcagagcgtgagctctagaggttgaaatgaagtgattccagtggcattaaaaagctaacatccatacctttctggatatctaagtcaagaaaataaaataaggaagagcatggaaatcgcagccttcaaagtcaaatctcgcaatctgccaatgttgaccttcggccattccaacttacATATcgggagctacagaagtccaattgatgcaaactcaatttttttggattcatgactcaaaggtaTATAAACTCTCAAAAGTTCAGTGaaaaccgatgtcatatgagggagatatgatttttcaaagatgacatctgaattctgccagcaaacaggtttcgtgaagaaacgattccaaattacgtttcgaagcatctaaaccgatatccaagtttttatttcagcaatttagctcctctaagtcaaagattgaatatttcatgcaaggctatttctccttttttaggaaaatagttattgaaatacttaaatgtaaacagtctacttaatggaggactattttgtaaaatagaaacctagggtttcctaggatataaaaagaatgagagaagagaaggggatATTCTGAGGATATCTAAggcaagaggagaaaaacgcccccctcctctaagaaactcaaaattatgcattcttccttctttttgattagttgttcaacaaacatgcaaggctaaacactttttcttggttgcaaggacacggaaaccttcggatttcaagaactgtgagatttattttatcttttcttttcagtttatatgatgaatatgtttgttctcctatgcttattttttctatgattgtttattttaattgctagagcgaactctaagttattattgtagacaatctattgctaagtttgatatcaaaaccggagttgtggtatatgaacttgtgaagcaactgagtttaataattgtggtggatctacgttattaatcttaggaagaacattcaatcaaatcaaacatagactgcggacatttatgttttcttgattaatcaacttaactagttcttaaggctttcattgaattaaattactagtgcgtacactgtggttgtttgatggttagggttagttatacagcggatctgttaactaaccaatgttaagaagagataaatattcagaatataaattgatgtttcgtttccatgatcagttttgatttctgtaggtgaatgtgtgcttgcgaccaaggtttgttctcttgataattttctgatcttattaaattttgtttgatagttttctgttttcttttgctttagcctagataacgtccaaacccccccaaattgcataacatctagcataaaaatctgacttgaaccttcctcgtgggatcgatcccttgcttgctctatactatcttgtgtgttgtgtttgaagctagggtaattaatttgtgcgaccgcgacatcacaacaaattttggttgattcttgtgctattatttttatttactatgattgttatttctttttctgaaaaaaaaaacaaaacagaatttttgcttgctgcggtactgttcaaaacagatgttttggtggaattaggtattggtcttttgtttcctgaagggaaacgacgttctaaacaggactagtggtaaatcactagccccaccctattgaggccaaattccactgttttctagggtgtttaggcagtttttgttttctaccgtaggattttcgtacaatttgcattgttttcgatctcttgtgtggttggtttcttttgagttttcttgatgatttatgccagtaacccgttctactaatcaaagtcaagtgcagttggatctcgaaatagaaaaaactttacgcaggttacgaaaggaagctcgcctcaacaccatggttgttgcacgacaacaaacactcaaggagcttgctgctcctaacgtggaaaatcagccattgtgcataaacattgacaataatgtaaactttgagctcaaatctggttttatacatttgctaccaacatttaatggtcttgcaggagaagatcctcatactcatcttaaggagttccatatggtttgcgttggcatgaaaccgaatggagttgacgaagaacaggttaagttgaaagctttccctttctctttgaaaggggcagcaaagacatggtttttctctattctcccaggttccattggaacttggaatggcatgaagaagatcttccttgagaagtatttcctagcatctcgagttgccaacataaggaaagaaatatgtgggatttgacaatctcatggagagacactttccgagtattgggaaagatttgagcaactgtgtattcaatgccctcatcatcaaatacccgatcagctgctcattcaatatttctatgaaggattaatgcctactgaccgtagtatcattaatgctgcaagtggaggggcattggtagataagacacccgaggctgcacgccaattgatcttaaacatggcagccaactcgaaacagtttggcacccgtggagacttcgcaaataaacgagtaaatgaggtaagtatttctaaccttgaaaataaagttaatgatcttacttctcttatgcgtt is a window encoding:
- the LOC7485076 gene encoding beta-1,2-xylosyltransferase — protein: MNKTHSKLLKIVIFLFALNSLSLCLYFSSHHHNSNNKQEEYHSSLTSNDRSHTENNSNSNSNNVNLKAWPILPSYLPWTQNPNKVTVRSCEAYFGNGFGRRIDVLLSGGWFRCLYSETLRSSICEGGSVRMVPERIKMSRGGERIEEVIGRSEEEELPDFENGAFEILGSTARSKWLVDEGFLDAFVPDGNVMRHTMRGLIRSIRVVDNNSKEFHCDLWIEEPTLLVTRFEYANLFHTITDWYSAYVASRVTDLPYRPHLIFVDGHSRTPLEGTWKALFSSVRYAKEFSGSVCLRHAILVPLGYETALFKGLTEKINCQGASAHDLWQNPDDQKTARLSEFGEMIRAAFDFPVSRHRAEKPFSGHNVLFVRREDYLAHPRHVGKVESRLSNEQEVFDSLQTWVSNHLECKVNLINGLFAHMSMKEQVRAVQDASVIIGAHGAGLTHIVSATPKTIILEIISSYFRRPHFQLIAEWKGLEYHAINLDGSHAHPSVVIDRFSRIMKSLGC